A genomic window from Halobaculum sp. MBLA0147 includes:
- a CDS encoding ABC transporter permease: MNRLTYFTRRLALSIPVVWLGTTVTFLIVRLGPLNPAAAIVGPVNSAAARERLARIEQQLGLTEPLPEQYATYMLDLVTFNLGQSWVVYPGQDTVSLLVEFGPRTVWLGLWAVLIPIFVGIPLGIYAGLNPNTKRDYAASVGGIVWRAMPNFWLAVVLLALLSLTDSVFFGVGWESFLIETELVGPPDLTTLTTPRGFLKATKQVLPAAFVLGSASMGNELRLSRTAVLEIITEDYVETARAIGVSQRRIVGKHVLRNALIPLIPVITSEAYLLVGGSVLVEVVFGINGIGTLFYDAMVAGDLPLAGSLMYVFILITVAINIVQDLLYTVVDPRVGYEGRA, encoded by the coding sequence GTGAACCGACTAACCTACTTCACACGTCGACTGGCACTGTCGATCCCGGTCGTCTGGCTGGGGACGACGGTGACGTTCTTGATCGTCCGACTGGGGCCGTTGAACCCTGCAGCAGCCATCGTCGGACCAGTCAACAGTGCAGCGGCCAGAGAGCGACTCGCTCGCATCGAGCAACAACTCGGGTTGACCGAGCCGCTCCCAGAACAGTACGCGACGTACATGCTCGACCTGGTCACGTTCAACCTCGGGCAGTCGTGGGTCGTTTACCCCGGACAAGACACGGTCTCGTTACTCGTCGAGTTCGGACCCAGAACGGTGTGGCTCGGTCTCTGGGCCGTCTTGATCCCCATCTTCGTCGGTATCCCACTCGGAATCTACGCCGGCCTCAACCCGAACACGAAACGGGACTACGCGGCGTCCGTCGGTGGAATCGTTTGGCGTGCGATGCCGAACTTCTGGCTCGCCGTCGTCCTGTTGGCGCTGTTGTCGCTGACCGACTCCGTGTTCTTCGGCGTCGGCTGGGAGTCGTTCCTGATCGAGACCGAACTCGTCGGGCCACCGGATTTGACCACTCTGACGACTCCGCGTGGGTTCTTGAAGGCGACGAAACAGGTACTTCCGGCGGCGTTCGTCCTCGGATCAGCGTCGATGGGCAACGAACTCCGTCTGTCGCGGACTGCCGTTCTGGAGATCATCACCGAGGATTACGTCGAGACAGCGCGAGCGATCGGCGTCTCGCAGCGTCGAATCGTCGGGAAACACGTCCTCCGGAACGCGTTGATCCCGTTGATTCCAGTGATCACGAGCGAGGCGTACCTCCTCGTCGGTGGGAGTGTTCTCGTCGAGGTCGTCTTCGGGATCAACGGTATCGGGACCCTGTTCTACGACGCGATGGTCGCCGGAGACTTGCCACTCGCCGGGTCGCTGATGTACGTGTTCATCCTGATCACGGTTGCGATAAACATCGTTCAAGACCTCCTGTACACGGTCGTCGACCCACGCGTCGGGTACGAGGGGAGAGCATGA
- a CDS encoding ABC transporter permease has product MTAANDTEAVGTAGGTATSDTSESPRWDTPAVRWVAVAVLLTLPEVGALVSFLGATVPVDLGLRALGDAIPTLLSRETIPNQGANVPGSGSTTLGLSLGGWRGPVFGLSPAVAWGLRVVAVYLYGGLWLVWLYRGYWVYRRHYRAADWTPRDDVLRRFRRHTWGQFGLAVVALFVLSAIFAPALGPTTMERNVAEPYSYELSYYDEEADTVATTTVGAANLDSVSQGIEDRNVGPMEYDAYGRFHPFGTLPSGQDLFTAVAMGSRVSLFVGLLAITISGVLAATLAMVSAYYGGVVDLAIVLLGDATQSLPQLLVVILLSVVLSGTWIASLYSGGVLLAVIFALTGWPGLWRAIRGPALQVSERTWVDAADSFGQSPETTMRRHILPYVAGYLMVYASMNLGGIIIGIAGLSFLGLGISPPTPEWGRLVNVGQPFLATTSWHIAVVPGLLVVIVVTGFNALGDGVRDAIDAEAGVGDEEEASAAASGAGG; this is encoded by the coding sequence ATGACTGCCGCGAACGACACCGAAGCGGTCGGGACGGCGGGTGGCACCGCCACGTCCGACACGAGCGAGTCGCCGAGGTGGGATACACCGGCAGTTCGTTGGGTCGCCGTCGCGGTGCTGTTGACGCTTCCGGAGGTGGGTGCCTTGGTGTCGTTCCTCGGCGCGACGGTGCCCGTGGATCTCGGGCTCCGGGCGCTCGGTGACGCGATCCCGACACTGTTGTCGCGAGAGACGATTCCGAACCAGGGTGCGAACGTGCCCGGCTCCGGATCGACGACGTTAGGGCTGTCACTCGGTGGGTGGCGTGGCCCGGTGTTCGGTCTCTCGCCCGCTGTGGCTTGGGGACTGCGAGTCGTCGCCGTCTACCTCTACGGCGGGCTCTGGCTCGTGTGGCTCTACCGTGGCTACTGGGTGTACCGCCGACACTACCGTGCGGCCGACTGGACGCCGCGAGACGACGTGCTCCGACGCTTCCGACGACACACGTGGGGACAGTTCGGGCTGGCTGTCGTGGCGCTGTTCGTACTCTCTGCGATCTTCGCACCCGCTCTCGGGCCGACGACGATGGAACGGAACGTTGCCGAGCCGTACAGCTACGAACTCTCGTACTACGACGAGGAAGCGGACACCGTGGCGACGACCACCGTCGGCGCGGCGAACCTCGACAGTGTCTCACAGGGGATCGAGGATCGCAACGTCGGTCCGATGGAGTACGACGCGTACGGCCGGTTCCACCCGTTCGGGACACTCCCGAGCGGGCAGGACCTGTTCACGGCGGTCGCGATGGGCTCGCGGGTGTCGTTGTTCGTCGGGTTGTTGGCGATCACCATCAGCGGCGTCCTCGCGGCGACACTGGCGATGGTGAGTGCCTACTACGGGGGTGTGGTGGATCTCGCGATCGTGCTGCTCGGCGACGCGACACAGTCGCTCCCACAGTTACTCGTCGTGATCCTCCTGTCGGTCGTCCTCTCGGGAACGTGGATCGCCTCGTTGTACAGCGGTGGTGTGCTGCTCGCGGTGATCTTCGCGCTGACCGGGTGGCCCGGACTGTGGCGGGCGATCCGTGGTCCGGCACTGCAAGTGTCCGAACGAACGTGGGTCGACGCCGCGGACAGTTTCGGGCAGTCTCCGGAGACGACGATGCGACGCCACATCCTCCCGTACGTGGCCGGCTATCTGATGGTGTACGCGTCGATGAACCTCGGCGGGATCATCATCGGCATCGCCGGACTGTCGTTCCTCGGGCTGGGGATCTCCCCACCGACACCGGAGTGGGGACGACTCGTCAACGTCGGGCAGCCGTTCCTCGCCACGACGTCGTGGCACATCGCCGTCGTACCGGGACTGCTCGTCGTGATCGTCGTCACGGGGTTCAACGCGCTCGGTGACGGCGTTCGCGACGCCATCGACGCCGAAGCCGGTGTCGGCGACGAGGAGGAGGCCAGTGCCGCTGCCAGCGGAGCCGGGGGGTGA
- a CDS encoding cytochrome P450, whose amino-acid sequence MTQTPLDAFPPELSTPDRRLRPGPVYASLHDEGPVRYDETRECWDVVGHAAVERVAADPERFSSRPATDPANDPLDGSTLLGESLLHVDPPRHERLRSVVDEWFRPSELDPLRSFVTTRADELLDTALTEGDSLGSDAADAGGHGEARFDLVSAFAYPLTVATLAELLGVPTSEREAFSEWTRFTATAPHEPSDPGALRSRLQTYLGELVDGERDAEDSDVLRVIRAATDRSTTERRSLATVILLGGLSTTHLIDNAIWSLAEADALARVRGDDDAVQAAVEETLRHRSPVRAAARYATTETELAGHTVAAGDHLCLWFGAANRDPSVFAAPAEFDLDRNPSRHVAFGHGLHYCLGAALARLVARVALTRLLARCEPLTVHTDELEPTGSMLVYGPSILPVTVGRST is encoded by the coding sequence GTGACCCAGACACCCCTCGACGCGTTCCCGCCGGAGTTGTCGACACCGGACCGACGGCTCCGGCCGGGACCCGTCTACGCGAGTCTGCACGACGAGGGCCCGGTCCGCTACGACGAGACGCGCGAGTGTTGGGACGTGGTCGGCCACGCGGCCGTCGAACGGGTGGCGGCGGACCCGGAGCGGTTCTCCTCGCGACCGGCCACGGACCCCGCGAACGACCCTCTCGACGGATCGACACTTCTCGGCGAGTCCCTGCTCCACGTCGACCCGCCGCGCCACGAGCGACTCCGGTCGGTCGTCGACGAGTGGTTCCGGCCCTCCGAACTCGACCCTCTCCGCTCGTTCGTGACGACGCGAGCAGACGAGTTGCTCGACACGGCACTGACGGAGGGTGACAGCCTCGGGAGCGACGCCGCCGACGCGGGCGGTCACGGCGAGGCGCGGTTCGATCTGGTGTCGGCGTTCGCCTACCCGCTCACGGTCGCGACACTCGCCGAACTGCTCGGCGTCCCCACCTCGGAGCGCGAGGCCTTCTCCGAGTGGACGAGGTTCACCGCGACCGCACCTCACGAGCCGTCCGACCCGGGAGCGCTGCGGTCGCGACTGCAGACGTACCTCGGCGAGTTGGTCGACGGCGAGCGCGACGCCGAGGACAGCGACGTGTTGCGCGTGATCCGAGCGGCGACGGACCGCTCGACGACCGAACGGCGGAGTCTAGCGACCGTGATTCTGTTGGGCGGGCTCTCGACGACCCACCTGATCGACAACGCGATCTGGTCGCTGGCAGAGGCGGACGCACTGGCTCGGGTCCGGGGAGACGACGACGCGGTCCAGGCGGCGGTCGAGGAGACACTCCGGCACCGCTCGCCGGTGCGCGCGGCCGCCCGGTACGCGACGACCGAGACGGAGCTGGCGGGCCACACCGTCGCGGCCGGCGACCACCTCTGTCTCTGGTTCGGCGCCGCGAACCGCGACCCGAGTGTGTTCGCGGCGCCCGCGGAGTTCGACCTCGACCGGAACCCGAGTCGGCACGTCGCCTTCGGCCACGGGCTCCACTACTGTCTCGGCGCGGCGCTCGCACGCCTCGTCGCCCGTGTCGCGCTCACCCGGCTGCTCGCTCGCTGTGAACCGCTCACGGTTCACACCGACGAGCTGGAACCGACGGGGAGTATGCTCGTGTACGGCCCCTCGATACTCCCGGTCACAGTCGGGCGGTCGACCTGA
- a CDS encoding NifU family protein: MSAEGLKRQTRSFLNAEVPQIQDHGGNFEVRDVDEGSGTVTVAIGGACSGCGIAPMTMKAIKERLPAEVDDLSDVEVVRTSGQRAAVMPEKTDEMEEMDEYENYSPPF; this comes from the coding sequence ATGAGCGCAGAAGGTCTGAAGCGACAGACGCGCAGCTTCCTGAACGCAGAGGTCCCGCAGATCCAAGACCACGGTGGCAACTTCGAGGTCCGCGACGTCGACGAGGGGTCGGGGACGGTGACGGTCGCCATCGGCGGCGCCTGTTCCGGCTGTGGCATCGCCCCGATGACGATGAAGGCGATCAAGGAGCGACTGCCGGCGGAGGTCGACGACCTCTCCGACGTGGAGGTCGTCCGGACGAGTGGCCAGCGCGCGGCCGTGATGCCGGAGAAGACGGACGAGATGGAGGAGATGGACGAGTACGAGAACTACTCGCCGCCGTTCTGA
- a CDS encoding phosphotransferase family protein, with amino-acid sequence MSRDDDERGASGADGGQTLFERVVRRALPDASVASVADAGPSWNRTTRVARVTFDHREPVYCKVTPDAETATELRAEAGTLRYVAANTPVSVPRVVATTRDPVPGLLTAPVAGDAVSAEWHAEETTTERRETLARRLGRTLATTHEERFERPGTITDGDADGLAVDHAPWPDVVAADVRENRRHAETDRFDAAYERLLDAIESERDRLTDGPARLLHCDPATPNCFDTGDDRLTLLDWGNAEVGDPARDVARARVQALASLRESPPTNLVEAFHAGYRDVAGSLPDGLGARGPVYEAVIQLGTAGYVERFAEWRTESVAELTEWFHEDLDRRLSQIE; translated from the coding sequence GTGAGCCGAGACGACGACGAGAGAGGAGCGAGCGGGGCCGACGGTGGGCAGACGCTCTTCGAGCGGGTCGTCCGGCGGGCACTCCCCGACGCGTCGGTCGCCAGCGTCGCGGACGCCGGGCCGTCGTGGAACCGAACGACGCGGGTCGCACGGGTCACCTTCGACCACCGGGAGCCGGTGTACTGCAAGGTGACGCCCGACGCCGAGACGGCCACCGAACTGCGAGCCGAGGCGGGGACGCTCCGCTACGTCGCCGCGAACACGCCAGTGTCCGTCCCGCGGGTCGTCGCCACGACGAGGGACCCAGTGCCCGGACTCCTCACCGCGCCGGTGGCGGGCGACGCCGTCTCGGCGGAGTGGCACGCGGAGGAGACGACCACCGAGCGCCGGGAGACGCTCGCGCGACGACTCGGGCGCACGCTGGCGACCACCCACGAGGAACGGTTCGAGCGGCCGGGGACGATCACGGACGGCGACGCGGACGGGCTCGCCGTCGACCACGCGCCGTGGCCGGACGTGGTGGCCGCCGACGTGCGCGAGAACCGACGGCACGCCGAGACGGACCGCTTCGACGCGGCGTACGAGCGGCTGCTCGACGCGATCGAGTCCGAACGGGACCGTCTCACCGACGGTCCGGCCCGACTGCTCCACTGTGACCCCGCCACGCCGAACTGTTTCGACACCGGCGACGACCGACTCACGCTGCTCGACTGGGGCAACGCCGAGGTCGGCGACCCCGCACGCGACGTGGCGCGAGCTCGCGTCCAGGCGCTGGCGAGTCTCCGCGAGTCCCCGCCCACAAACCTCGTCGAGGCGTTCCACGCGGGCTACCGGGACGTGGCCGGCTCGCTCCCCGACGGTCTCGGCGCGCGTGGGCCGGTGTACGAGGCAGTGATCCAACTCGGGACCGCGGGCTACGTCGAGCGGTTCGCCGAGTGGCGCACGGAGTCCGTCGCGGAACTGACCGAGTGGTTCCACGAGGACTTGGACCGGCGCCTGTCGCAGATCGAGTAG
- a CDS encoding LUD domain-containing protein has translation MSTTHVETFTAELDALGVEWSETTPEEVGDVLAAAADPPVVAAPSDHECVSPETLPIPVETEPTLETLRDAHTGITDATLGIVPYGSVVLRTDTDDLTEAASLFVDHHVVVLAERDLRPDVASALAELGPLLRAEEASAVVATGPSATADMGALVQGAHGPEAVHVVLLREGDG, from the coding sequence GTGTCGACGACCCACGTAGAGACGTTCACCGCGGAGCTCGACGCACTCGGTGTCGAGTGGAGCGAGACGACGCCCGAGGAGGTGGGGGACGTACTCGCGGCCGCCGCCGACCCACCGGTCGTCGCGGCACCCTCGGACCACGAGTGCGTGTCCCCCGAGACGCTTCCGATACCCGTCGAGACGGAGCCGACGCTAGAGACGCTCCGTGACGCACACACGGGGATCACGGACGCGACGTTGGGGATCGTCCCGTACGGGAGCGTCGTCCTCCGGACGGACACGGACGACCTGACCGAAGCCGCGAGTCTGTTCGTCGACCACCACGTGGTGGTGCTGGCGGAGCGCGACCTCCGCCCGGACGTGGCGAGCGCGCTGGCCGAGTTGGGGCCACTGTTGCGCGCCGAGGAGGCGTCTGCCGTCGTCGCGACGGGTCCGAGTGCGACCGCCGACATGGGGGCGCTGGTGCAGGGAGCGCACGGGCCGGAGGCGGTCCACGTCGTCTTGTTGCGGGAGGGAGACGGATGA
- a CDS encoding LUD domain-containing protein, which produces MSTDTPGPDRSELTREERAARIRHLLETEGEAVGENTRGFNRGRYESLADLPEADSYSRAAREIEEDAIERLPELIERLRERVAANGGTVYLADDAADANRYVRDVLDDVDAETVVKSKSMTSEEIEVNAAVEADGREVIETDLGEWVLQLADESPSHIVAPAIHKSRDAIAELFAEQFELDDPPETAAELTRFARERLGERIERADVGMTGANFVTADSGSLALVTSEGNARKTVAATDTQIAIAGVEKLLPSVEDLQPFVELIGRSGTGQDLTSYLTLLTPPVSYPSLDPDAPDRPLTEGESDREFHLVLLDNGRMAMREDDDLRETLYCIRCSACSNSCANFQAVGGHEFGGETYSGGIATGWEAGVEGYDTAATFEDLCTGCSRCVDACPVGIDIPWINTVVRDRIERREDAGSFDWLVDGLSPDAESHGPSLRKRFFGTVETTARLASATAPVSNWLAERRPVRWAMDRWLGVSRDRELPTFRRESFVEWFRRRGGSRVAPRAARRDVVVYPDVYTNYVDVARGKATVRALEALGVHVRVPSVGGSGRAPLSQGLIETAKAKAEAVRDALETHLAADRDVVVVEPSALAAFRGEYDRLLSDPEPLATASYEVFEYLYGLSSHGADLGGLRGAASAETPALAYHAHCQQRTLGVAEYTVAVLETLGYDVVTSDVECCGMAGSFGYKSEFYELSVDVGERLAEQFDAPETRERRVVASGTSCVDQLDSLLDRPACHPVEIVAPDGA; this is translated from the coding sequence ATGAGTACGGACACGCCGGGGCCAGACCGGTCGGAGTTGACCCGCGAGGAGCGGGCCGCGCGGATCCGCCACCTGCTCGAGACGGAAGGGGAGGCCGTCGGCGAGAACACCCGCGGGTTCAACCGCGGGCGCTACGAGTCGCTCGCCGACCTGCCGGAGGCGGACAGCTACAGCCGGGCCGCACGCGAGATCGAGGAGGACGCCATCGAGCGTCTCCCGGAGCTGATCGAGCGACTCCGAGAGCGTGTCGCGGCGAACGGCGGGACGGTGTACCTCGCGGACGACGCCGCCGACGCGAACCGGTACGTCCGAGACGTGTTGGACGACGTTGACGCCGAGACCGTCGTGAAGTCGAAGTCGATGACGAGCGAGGAGATCGAGGTCAACGCCGCCGTCGAGGCGGACGGCCGCGAGGTGATCGAGACGGACCTCGGCGAGTGGGTACTGCAGTTGGCCGACGAGAGTCCCTCGCACATCGTCGCCCCGGCGATCCACAAGTCCCGCGACGCCATCGCCGAGTTGTTCGCCGAGCAGTTCGAGTTGGACGACCCACCGGAGACGGCAGCCGAGTTGACGCGGTTCGCTCGGGAGCGCCTCGGCGAGCGGATCGAGCGGGCGGACGTGGGGATGACCGGCGCGAACTTCGTCACGGCGGACTCGGGCTCGCTCGCGCTCGTCACCAGCGAGGGCAACGCCAGGAAGACCGTCGCCGCGACGGACACGCAGATCGCGATCGCGGGCGTCGAGAAACTGCTCCCGTCCGTCGAGGACCTCCAGCCGTTCGTCGAGTTGATCGGCCGCTCGGGGACGGGGCAGGATCTCACCTCGTACCTCACACTGCTCACACCGCCGGTGTCGTACCCGTCGCTCGACCCAGACGCGCCGGACCGGCCGCTGACGGAGGGGGAGTCCGACCGCGAGTTCCACCTCGTGTTGCTCGACAACGGCCGGATGGCGATGCGGGAGGACGACGACCTCCGCGAGACGCTGTACTGTATCCGGTGTTCGGCCTGTTCGAACAGTTGTGCGAACTTCCAGGCGGTCGGCGGCCACGAGTTCGGCGGCGAGACGTACTCCGGCGGGATCGCGACCGGGTGGGAGGCCGGCGTCGAGGGGTACGACACGGCGGCGACGTTCGAGGACCTCTGTACCGGCTGTTCGCGGTGTGTCGACGCCTGCCCGGTCGGGATCGACATTCCGTGGATCAACACCGTCGTCAGAGACCGGATCGAGCGCCGAGAGGACGCCGGATCGTTCGACTGGCTCGTGGACGGCCTGTCCCCGGACGCGGAGTCACACGGGCCGAGTCTCCGGAAACGCTTCTTCGGGACCGTCGAGACGACCGCCCGCCTCGCGAGTGCGACCGCGCCGGTGTCGAACTGGCTCGCCGAACGACGCCCCGTCCGGTGGGCGATGGACCGCTGGCTCGGCGTCTCGCGCGACCGCGAGTTGCCGACGTTCCGACGCGAGTCGTTCGTCGAGTGGTTCCGGCGGCGCGGCGGGTCGCGAGTCGCGCCGCGGGCGGCACGGCGCGACGTGGTGGTGTACCCGGACGTGTACACGAACTACGTCGACGTGGCACGCGGGAAGGCGACGGTCCGCGCCCTGGAGGCACTCGGCGTCCACGTCCGCGTCCCGTCGGTCGGCGGGAGCGGTCGCGCGCCGCTCTCGCAGGGACTGATCGAGACGGCGAAGGCGAAGGCGGAGGCGGTGCGGGACGCGCTGGAGACGCACCTCGCCGCAGACCGCGACGTGGTGGTCGTCGAACCGTCCGCGTTGGCTGCGTTCCGCGGCGAGTACGACCGGCTGCTGTCCGACCCGGAGCCGCTCGCGACGGCGAGTTACGAGGTGTTCGAGTACCTCTACGGGCTGTCGTCGCACGGCGCCGATCTGGGCGGGTTGCGCGGGGCCGCGTCGGCGGAGACGCCAGCGTTGGCGTACCACGCGCACTGTCAACAGCGGACGCTCGGGGTGGCGGAGTACACGGTCGCGGTGTTGGAGACGCTGGGGTACGACGTCGTCACCTCCGACGTGGAGTGTTGTGGGATGGCGGGGTCGTTCGGCTACAAGTCGGAGTTCTACGAGCTGAGCGTCGACGTCGGGGAGCGTCTCGCGGAGCAGTTCGACGCCCCCGAGACGCGTGAGCGCCGCGTCGTCGCGAGTGGGACCTCGTGTGTCGACCAACTGGACTCGTTGCTCGACCGGCCGGCGTGTCACCCCGTCGAGATCGTCGCGCCGGACGGAGCGTGA
- a CDS encoding DUF47 family protein: MTTDGDFRDTLLTRTEAYLEDAAACVDLLPDLLSAYAAEEDYEAVAHEIQRLESDCDETLRAISAHLANTDAREMGLLSSRVHVNTPSLLDLYQEVDAVVNLAERIAEELLVVPLDPETAAFDGLVEMAADATRAVAALETVVTEFVDLLSAPEASGSLGDEVTTIREIESACDGHRNDTLASAFGDETVPDPHRYREFALLFDRLVDGVEDITDQMWVIASDDPSLVVEADGE; encoded by the coding sequence ATGACCACGGACGGAGACTTCCGAGACACCCTGCTCACCCGGACCGAGGCGTACCTCGAGGACGCGGCCGCGTGTGTCGACCTGTTGCCCGATCTCCTGTCGGCGTACGCGGCCGAGGAGGACTACGAGGCGGTCGCCCACGAGATCCAGCGGCTGGAGAGCGACTGTGACGAGACGCTGCGCGCGATCAGTGCCCACTTGGCGAACACCGACGCTCGCGAGATGGGCCTGTTGAGTTCGCGGGTCCACGTCAACACGCCGTCGTTGCTCGACCTCTACCAGGAGGTCGACGCGGTCGTCAACCTCGCGGAGCGGATCGCCGAGGAGCTCCTCGTCGTCCCGTTGGACCCCGAAACCGCGGCGTTCGATGGGCTCGTCGAGATGGCCGCAGACGCGACGCGCGCCGTGGCGGCACTGGAGACGGTCGTCACGGAGTTCGTGGACCTGTTGAGTGCGCCGGAGGCGTCCGGCTCGCTCGGCGACGAGGTGACGACGATCCGGGAGATCGAGAGCGCCTGCGACGGCCACCGCAACGACACGCTCGCGAGTGCGTTCGGCGACGAGACGGTGCCGGATCCGCACCGCTACCGCGAGTTCGCACTCCTGTTCGACCGCCTCGTAGACGGCGTCGAGGACATCACCGACCAGATGTGGGTGATCGCGAGCGACGATCCGAGTCTCGTCGTCGAGGCGGACGGGGAGTGA
- a CDS encoding HPP family protein — translation MAGDTSDPESVGTADASPGSTSTVESAATAGFLLVVVGVVAWSTGEPFVFPSLGPTAYALATGEEGVPDRGDVFWAHVIGLAAGLVAFHGVVAAGVVETGVETPSLATFRGVDAVGRGTLALAGTLSVAGTTLGMLATERRHAPACATTLIVSLGLLTSPRDAAVVVAAVTALLVVEFVGREAARALVDA, via the coding sequence GTGGCCGGCGACACCAGTGATCCGGAGTCCGTAGGGACGGCAGACGCGAGCCCCGGGAGCACCAGCACCGTCGAGAGTGCCGCGACTGCCGGGTTCCTCCTCGTCGTCGTGGGGGTCGTGGCGTGGAGCACGGGCGAGCCGTTCGTCTTCCCGAGTCTCGGCCCGACGGCGTACGCGCTGGCGACGGGTGAGGAGGGAGTGCCGGACCGCGGCGACGTGTTCTGGGCACACGTCATCGGCCTCGCGGCCGGCCTCGTCGCCTTCCACGGGGTCGTCGCGGCCGGAGTGGTGGAGACCGGCGTCGAGACACCCTCGCTCGCGACGTTCCGCGGTGTGGACGCCGTCGGCCGCGGCACGCTCGCACTCGCCGGGACGCTGTCCGTCGCCGGGACGACGCTGGGGATGCTCGCGACCGAGCGACGTCACGCGCCGGCCTGCGCGACGACGCTGATCGTCTCACTCGGCTTGCTCACCTCGCCGCGCGACGCGGCGGTCGTCGTCGCCGCCGTCACGGCGCTGCTCGTCGTCGAGTTCGTCGGGCGGGAGGCGGCACGCGCGCTCGTCGACGCGTAG